From the genome of Hymenobacter sp. PAMC 26628, one region includes:
- the mce gene encoding methylmalonyl-CoA epimerase, with translation MLTNLEHLGLAVPDLAAATALYTKLLGTAPYKTEHVASEAVDTVFFQVGGSKIELLAGTSPDSAITKFLEKKPAGIHHVAFEVDDIVAEMARLRAEGFVLLNEAPKRGADNKLVCFVHPKSAGGVLVELCQSVAAV, from the coding sequence ATGCTCACCAATCTCGAACACCTCGGCCTGGCCGTGCCCGACTTAGCCGCCGCTACTGCCCTCTACACTAAGCTGCTGGGCACAGCGCCCTATAAAACGGAGCACGTGGCCAGCGAGGCCGTCGACACGGTTTTTTTCCAGGTGGGCGGCTCTAAAATTGAGCTGCTGGCCGGCACCAGCCCCGACAGTGCCATCACCAAGTTCCTGGAGAAAAAGCCCGCTGGCATTCACCACGTGGCCTTCGAGGTCGACGACATCGTGGCCGAAATGGCCCGGTTGCGCGCCGAAGGGTTCGTGCTGCTAAACGAGGCCCCCAAGCGCGGCGCCGACAACAAGCTCGTGTGCTTCGTGCACCCCAAGAGCGCCGGCGGCGTACTGGTAGAACTTTGCCAGAGCGTCGCGGCGGTTTAG
- a CDS encoding IscS subfamily cysteine desulfurase: MLKLPIYLDNNATTPLDPRVLEAMMPYLTDVFGNAASRNHPFGWAAEEGVDYARTQIAQLIGCDSKEIIFTSGATEGDNLGIKGVFEMYAQKGNHVITTTTEHKAVLDTCKHLEKIGGRVTYLPVDELGLISLADLEAAMTPETILVTIMYGNNETGTIQPIREIAAIAHKHGALFMTDGTQAVGKIPVDVNADGIDIMAFTAHKMYGPKGIGALYVRRKNPRVKVTAQMDGGGHERGMRSGTLNVPGIVGMGKACELARLEMAADAARLSVMRDRLQAELMTMEETYVNGSVESRLPHVANISFKYVEGEGLMMGVKDLAVSSGSACTSASLEPSYVLKALGLSDDLAHSSLRFGLSRFTTDEQIDYAINHVKEAVTKLREMSPLWEMHKEGIDLSKIEWAEH; encoded by the coding sequence ATGCTTAAGCTCCCCATTTACCTCGACAACAACGCCACTACGCCCCTCGACCCCCGGGTGCTGGAAGCGATGATGCCCTACTTGACCGACGTGTTCGGCAACGCGGCGTCGCGCAACCACCCCTTCGGCTGGGCCGCCGAAGAAGGCGTGGACTACGCCCGTACCCAGATTGCCCAGCTCATCGGCTGCGATTCGAAGGAGATTATCTTCACCAGCGGCGCCACCGAGGGCGATAACTTGGGCATCAAAGGTGTGTTTGAGATGTATGCCCAGAAGGGCAACCACGTCATCACCACCACTACCGAGCACAAAGCCGTGCTCGATACGTGCAAGCACCTCGAAAAAATCGGCGGCCGTGTGACCTACCTGCCCGTGGACGAGTTGGGCCTCATCAGCCTCGCCGACCTCGAAGCAGCCATGACGCCCGAAACGATTCTGGTGACCATTATGTACGGCAACAACGAGACGGGCACCATCCAACCCATCCGCGAAATCGCCGCCATCGCCCACAAGCACGGGGCCCTGTTCATGACCGACGGCACCCAGGCCGTGGGCAAGATTCCGGTTGATGTAAATGCCGACGGCATCGACATCATGGCCTTCACGGCCCACAAAATGTATGGCCCCAAGGGCATTGGGGCCCTATACGTGCGCCGCAAAAATCCGCGCGTGAAAGTGACCGCCCAGATGGACGGCGGCGGCCACGAGCGCGGCATGCGCTCAGGCACCCTCAACGTGCCCGGCATTGTGGGCATGGGCAAGGCCTGCGAGTTGGCCCGCCTGGAAATGGCCGCCGACGCCGCCCGCCTCAGCGTGATGCGCGACCGCCTGCAAGCCGAGCTGATGACGATGGAGGAAACCTACGTGAACGGCTCGGTGGAAAGCCGCCTGCCCCACGTGGCCAACATCAGCTTTAAGTACGTGGAAGGCGAAGGCCTGATGATGGGCGTGAAAGACTTGGCCGTATCGTCGGGCTCGGCCTGCACCTCGGCCTCGCTCGAGCCCAGCTACGTGCTCAAGGCCTTGGGTCTGAGTGACGACCTGGCGCACTCCTCGCTGCGTTTCGGCCTGAGCCGCTTCACCACCGACGAGCAAATCGACTACGCCATCAACCACGTAAAAGAGGCCGTCACCAAGCTCCGCGAAATGTCGCCCCTGTGGGAAATGCACAAGGAAGGCATCGACCTCAGCAAAATTGAGTGGGCCGAGCATTGA
- the iscU gene encoding Fe-S cluster assembly scaffold IscU, with protein MAYSDKVIDHYSNPRNVGTLDKSKKNVGTGLVGAPECGDVMRLQIEVDEATNTITDAKFKTFGCGSAIASSSLATEWLKGKTVDEALAIDNMEIVEELALPPVKIHCSVLAEDAIKSAISDYRVKNGLPALELAHH; from the coding sequence ATGGCTTACTCCGATAAAGTAATCGACCACTACAGCAACCCCCGCAACGTGGGCACGCTGGACAAAAGCAAGAAAAACGTGGGCACCGGCTTGGTGGGGGCCCCCGAGTGCGGCGACGTAATGCGCCTGCAAATCGAGGTGGACGAAGCCACCAACACCATCACCGACGCCAAGTTCAAAACCTTCGGCTGCGGCTCGGCCATTGCGTCGTCGTCGCTGGCCACGGAGTGGTTGAAGGGCAAGACCGTGGACGAGGCCTTGGCCATCGACAACATGGAGATTGTGGAAGAGCTGGCCCTGCCGCCGGTAAAAATCCACTGCTCGGTGCTGGCCGAAGACGCCATCAAATCGGCCATTTCGGACTACCGCGTGAAGAACGGCCTGCCCGCCCTGGAACTAGCTCACCACTAG
- a CDS encoding HesB/IscA family protein, which yields MITVSDKAKEKVERLMHDSELDATYRLRASVAGGGCSGLSYKLDFDNEVRPMDQEFEDKGVRVVVDMKSFLYLAGTELDFSDGLNGKGFQFNNPNASRSCGCGESFSV from the coding sequence ATGATTACCGTATCCGATAAAGCCAAGGAGAAAGTAGAGCGCCTGATGCACGATTCTGAACTGGACGCCACGTACCGCCTGCGGGCGTCGGTGGCCGGCGGCGGCTGCTCTGGCCTGAGCTACAAGCTGGACTTCGACAATGAGGTACGGCCGATGGACCAGGAGTTCGAAGACAAAGGCGTGCGCGTGGTGGTGGACATGAAAAGCTTCCTGTACCTAGCCGGCACCGAGTTGGATTTCTCGGATGGCCTGAACGGCAAGGGCTTCCAGTTCAACAACCCCAACGCCTCCCGCTCTTGCGGCTGCGGCGAAAGCTTCTCGGTATAA
- a CDS encoding polynucleotide kinase-phosphatase, translating into MPQDTLKVPELALILLIGSTGAGKSTFARRLFKPTEIVSSDTCRGLVADDENDQAASADAFELLHYLVAKRLKRGLLTVVDATNVQPEGRKPLVALARQYHVLPVAIVLDVPDGVALARNAQRPERRGVGPHVVARHRQALRKSLRTLKDEGFRHVHHLRGEAEVDAVQTVVRDRLYNNRQDETGPFDLIGDVHGCYHELRALLEKLGYQIVEEPVTDVRDLGVRVVPPAGRRAVFLGDLVDRGPASPQVLRLVMSMVRDGAALCVPGNHDIKLLRHLSGKHVTVNHGLAETLAQLEPEPEAFKGEVRRFLDGLVSHYVLDGGRLVVAHAGLPEAMQGRGSGAVRAFALFGESTGEIDEFGLPVRYEWAREYRGRALVAFGHTPVPDAEWLNNTIDLDTGCVFGGRLTALRYPERELVAVPAAQVYSEPVRPLNYRALQAQAQHELTTDNEQLTTTAQHENDDLLDIRDVTGKQFIETRLLRGVTIREENAVAALEVISRFAVHPKWLLYLPPTMSPTETSALPDLLEHPAEAFAYYQKQGVARVVCEEKHMGSRVVVVLGRDEAAIQRRLGLVGEGLGKCYTRTGRNFFADGALEMAFLARLRDALATAGFWERFDTDWVCLDAELLPWSAKAQELVKTQYAAVAAAATAALPQAEAVLAEAAARGLDGAGALLARTTARREAAAHYADAYRRYCWPVHSLNDLKLAPFHLLATEGHTYFDRDHAWHMETLRAFALADPGLLRATPYRVVPLADPAEVEAAIQWWTDLTVAGGEGMVVKPYDFVPLKGQSLLQPALKCRGPEYLRIIYGPDYLLPGNLERLRQRNVKAKRNLALREFSLGVEGLERFVAGQPLRRVHQCVFGVLALESEAVDPRL; encoded by the coding sequence ATGCCCCAAGATACCCTCAAAGTCCCCGAGCTTGCCCTTATCCTGCTTATTGGCAGCACGGGGGCGGGCAAGTCCACGTTTGCCCGGCGCTTGTTTAAGCCCACCGAAATCGTGTCGTCGGACACGTGCCGGGGCCTGGTGGCCGACGACGAGAACGACCAGGCGGCCAGCGCCGACGCCTTTGAGCTGCTGCACTACCTGGTGGCCAAGCGCCTGAAGCGCGGGCTGCTGACGGTGGTGGACGCCACCAACGTGCAGCCCGAGGGCCGCAAGCCCCTGGTGGCCCTGGCCCGGCAGTACCACGTGCTGCCCGTGGCCATCGTGCTCGACGTGCCCGACGGCGTGGCCCTGGCCCGCAACGCCCAGCGCCCCGAGCGGCGCGGCGTGGGGCCCCACGTGGTGGCCCGCCACCGCCAGGCGCTGCGCAAAAGCCTGCGCACCCTCAAGGATGAAGGCTTCCGGCACGTGCACCACCTGCGCGGGGAAGCGGAAGTCGACGCCGTGCAAACCGTGGTGCGCGACCGCCTCTACAACAACCGCCAGGACGAAACCGGCCCCTTTGACCTCATCGGCGACGTGCACGGCTGCTACCACGAGTTGCGCGCGCTGCTCGAAAAGCTGGGTTACCAGATTGTTGAAGAGCCGGTGACGGATGTGCGGGATTTGGGGGTGCGGGTGGTGCCGCCGGCCGGGCGGCGGGCCGTGTTCCTAGGCGACCTCGTGGACCGGGGCCCCGCCTCGCCGCAGGTGCTGCGCCTGGTGATGAGCATGGTGCGCGACGGCGCGGCGCTGTGCGTGCCCGGCAACCACGACATCAAGCTGCTGCGCCACCTGAGTGGCAAGCATGTGACCGTGAACCACGGCCTGGCCGAAACCCTGGCCCAGCTGGAGCCCGAGCCCGAGGCGTTCAAGGGCGAGGTGCGGCGCTTCCTGGATGGGCTGGTGAGCCACTACGTGCTCGACGGCGGCCGGCTGGTGGTGGCGCACGCCGGCCTGCCCGAGGCCATGCAGGGCCGCGGCTCGGGGGCCGTGCGGGCCTTCGCGCTGTTTGGCGAGAGCACCGGCGAGATTGACGAATTCGGCCTGCCCGTGCGCTACGAGTGGGCCCGCGAGTACCGCGGTAGGGCCCTGGTGGCCTTCGGCCACACGCCCGTGCCCGATGCCGAGTGGCTCAACAACACCATCGACCTCGACACCGGCTGCGTATTCGGGGGCCGCCTCACCGCCCTGCGCTACCCCGAGCGCGAGCTGGTGGCCGTGCCCGCCGCGCAAGTGTACAGCGAGCCCGTACGCCCGCTCAACTACCGCGCCCTCCAAGCGCAAGCCCAGCACGAGCTAACAACTGATAACGAGCAACTAACAACTACTGCCCAGCACGAAAACGACGACCTGCTCGACATCCGCGACGTAACGGGCAAGCAGTTCATCGAAACCCGGCTACTGCGCGGCGTCACCATCCGGGAAGAAAACGCGGTGGCCGCTTTGGAGGTGATATCGCGCTTCGCCGTGCACCCCAAGTGGCTGCTGTACCTGCCGCCCACCATGTCGCCCACCGAAACATCGGCCCTGCCCGACCTGCTCGAGCACCCCGCCGAAGCCTTCGCCTACTACCAAAAGCAGGGCGTGGCGCGTGTGGTCTGTGAGGAAAAGCACATGGGCAGCCGCGTGGTGGTGGTGCTGGGCCGCGACGAAGCCGCCATCCAGCGCCGCCTGGGCCTTGTGGGCGAGGGCCTCGGCAAATGCTACACGCGCACCGGGCGCAACTTCTTCGCCGACGGGGCCCTGGAAATGGCCTTCCTGGCCCGCCTGCGCGACGCGCTGGCCACGGCCGGCTTCTGGGAGCGGTTCGACACCGACTGGGTATGCCTCGACGCCGAGCTGCTGCCGTGGTCGGCCAAGGCCCAGGAACTGGTGAAAACCCAGTACGCCGCCGTGGCCGCCGCCGCCACCGCCGCCCTGCCCCAGGCCGAAGCCGTGCTGGCCGAAGCCGCTGCCCGCGGCCTCGACGGCGCCGGGGCCCTGCTGGCCCGCACCACGGCCCGCCGCGAAGCCGCCGCCCACTACGCCGACGCCTACCGCCGCTACTGCTGGCCGGTGCATTCGCTTAACGACCTAAAGCTGGCCCCTTTCCACCTGCTCGCCACCGAGGGCCACACGTATTTCGACCGCGACCACGCCTGGCACATGGAAACGCTGCGCGCCTTCGCCCTGGCCGACCCGGGCCTGCTGCGCGCCACGCCCTACCGGGTGGTGCCCCTGGCCGACCCGGCCGAAGTAGAAGCCGCCATCCAGTGGTGGACGGACCTCACCGTGGCTGGCGGCGAGGGCATGGTGGTGAAGCCCTACGACTTCGTGCCCCTCAAGGGCCAGAGCTTGCTGCAACCGGCCCTCAAGTGCCGGGGCCCCGAGTACCTGCGCATCATCTACGGCCCCGACTACCTGCTGCCCGGCAACTTGGAGCGCCTGCGCCAGCGCAACGTGAAAGCCAAGCGCAACCTGGCCCTGCGCGAGTTTTCGCTGGGCGTGGAAGGCCTGGAGCGCTTCGTGGCCGGCCAGCCCCTGCGCCGCGTGCACCAGTGCGTATTCGGTGTGCTGGCCCTGGAAAGCGAGGCCGTGGACCCGCGGCTGTAG
- a CDS encoding 3' terminal RNA ribose 2'-O-methyltransferase Hen1, producing the protein MLLTITTTYQPATDLGYLLHKNPARLQSVEVAGGLAHVFYPEATAERCTAALLLDLDPVGLVRDRGPGGEGFALEQYVNDRPYVASSFLSGALSKAFGTAMNGTCKDRPNLPAQALPLEVKVAVVSAPGPDWPRRLFEPLGYEVEIETTPLDPTVPAWGDSRYYTLHLRHAGLRLQDVLTHLYVLLPVLDNDKHYYIGENEAEKLLHRGAGWLPQHPERGFITRRYLRYLAAYVNPTLARLLEGTEEELPEPGAPDALETPAPAAPTAAAEPPAEPKLSLHDQRLQQVAQEIYDLGPKRVLDLGCGEGKLLRLLLRQPKIEYILGMDVSHQALSRAAQRLHLAEMPPRQRARLDLIQGSLLYRDERLAGFDAAALVEVIEHLDENRLAALEAVVFGQARPAHVFVTTPNADYNQLFEKLNAGEFRHDDHRFEWTRAEFAAWATAVAERHGYQVRLVGMGEEAEGVGAPSQLAVFEIVF; encoded by the coding sequence ATGCTCCTCACCATCACCACGACCTACCAGCCGGCCACCGACCTCGGCTACCTACTCCACAAGAACCCCGCGCGCCTGCAAAGCGTGGAGGTGGCCGGGGGCCTGGCCCACGTATTCTACCCCGAAGCCACCGCCGAACGCTGCACGGCGGCACTGCTGCTCGACCTCGACCCCGTGGGCCTGGTGCGCGACCGGGGCCCCGGCGGCGAGGGTTTCGCCCTGGAGCAGTACGTGAACGACCGGCCCTACGTAGCCTCGTCGTTTCTGAGCGGGGCCCTGAGCAAGGCCTTCGGCACGGCCATGAACGGCACCTGCAAAGACCGCCCCAACCTGCCCGCCCAGGCCCTGCCGCTGGAAGTGAAAGTGGCCGTGGTATCGGCCCCGGGCCCCGACTGGCCGCGCCGCCTCTTCGAGCCGCTGGGCTATGAAGTTGAGATTGAAACTACGCCCCTCGACCCCACCGTGCCCGCCTGGGGCGACAGCCGCTACTACACCCTGCACCTGCGCCACGCCGGCCTGCGCCTGCAAGACGTGCTCACCCACCTCTACGTGCTGCTGCCGGTGCTCGACAACGACAAGCACTACTACATCGGCGAGAACGAGGCCGAAAAGCTGCTGCACCGCGGCGCCGGCTGGCTGCCCCAGCACCCCGAGCGCGGCTTCATCACGCGCCGCTACCTGCGCTACCTGGCCGCCTACGTGAACCCCACGCTGGCGCGGCTGCTGGAAGGCACGGAGGAAGAGCTGCCCGAACCCGGGGCCCCCGACGCCCTGGAAACCCCCGCCCCGGCCGCGCCCACCGCCGCCGCGGAGCCCCCGGCCGAACCCAAGCTGAGCCTCCACGACCAGCGCCTCCAACAAGTGGCCCAGGAGATTTACGACCTGGGCCCCAAGCGCGTGCTCGACCTGGGCTGCGGCGAAGGCAAGCTGCTGCGCCTGCTCCTGCGCCAGCCCAAAATCGAGTACATTTTGGGCATGGACGTGTCGCACCAAGCCCTAAGCCGGGCGGCGCAACGCCTGCACTTGGCCGAAATGCCCCCGCGCCAGCGCGCCCGCCTCGACCTCATCCAGGGCTCGCTGCTCTACCGCGACGAGCGGCTGGCTGGCTTCGACGCGGCGGCGCTGGTGGAAGTCATCGAGCACCTGGACGAGAACCGCCTCGCCGCCCTCGAAGCCGTGGTGTTCGGCCAGGCTCGCCCGGCGCACGTCTTCGTTACGACGCCCAACGCCGACTACAACCAGCTGTTTGAAAAGCTAAACGCCGGCGAATTCCGCCACGACGACCACCGCTTCGAGTGGACCCGCGCCGAGTTTGCCGCCTGGGCCACCGCCGTCGCCGAGCGCCACGGCTACCAAGTGCGGCTGGTGGGCATGGGCGAGGAAGCGGAAGGCGTGGGGGCCCCGTCGCAGCTGGCGGTGTTTGAGATTGTCTTTTAA
- the murI gene encoding glutamate racemase, protein MTAPAAPSPDPAARPIGVFDSGIGGLTVARAVAQRLPHERLVYFGDTAHLPYGEKSTAAIQAYSIKICDVLLRQHCKLILIACNSASAAAYELVREYVGSKALVVGMIDPVVAHVGRHYAGRPVGLIGTKQTVGSNIYRKKIDQLDLGVDLHPLATPLLIPMIEEGFFAGRVSEEIIRAYLDHPALQGIDALLLACTHFPLIKPQIDDYYQGRVAVLDPSDVVAATVAAALESRQLLAAPAAGAPPAHHFYVSDFTRSFEESTRIFFGQEVQLEHYPLWE, encoded by the coding sequence ATGACCGCACCCGCCGCCCCCAGCCCCGACCCCGCCGCCCGGCCCATTGGCGTTTTCGACTCCGGCATCGGCGGCCTCACTGTGGCCCGCGCCGTGGCCCAGCGCCTGCCCCACGAGCGGCTGGTGTACTTCGGCGACACGGCCCACCTGCCCTACGGCGAGAAAAGCACCGCCGCCATCCAGGCGTATTCCATCAAAATCTGCGACGTGCTGCTGCGCCAGCACTGCAAGCTTATCCTCATCGCCTGCAACTCGGCCTCGGCCGCGGCCTACGAGCTGGTGCGCGAGTACGTGGGTTCCAAGGCCCTGGTGGTGGGTATGATAGACCCCGTAGTGGCGCACGTGGGCCGCCACTACGCCGGCCGCCCGGTGGGCCTCATCGGCACCAAGCAAACGGTGGGCTCCAACATCTACCGCAAGAAAATCGACCAGCTTGACCTCGGCGTGGACCTGCACCCACTGGCCACGCCGCTGCTCATTCCCATGATTGAGGAAGGCTTTTTCGCGGGCCGCGTGTCGGAGGAAATTATCCGTGCCTACCTCGACCACCCGGCCCTGCAAGGCATCGATGCCCTGCTGCTGGCCTGCACCCACTTCCCCCTCATCAAGCCCCAAATCGACGATTATTACCAGGGTCGCGTGGCCGTGCTCGACCCCTCCGACGTGGTGGCGGCCACCGTGGCCGCAGCCTTGGAGAGCCGCCAGCTGCTAGCCGCGCCGGCCGCCGGGGCCCCACCGGCCCACCACTTCTACGTGTCCGATTTCACCCGCTCGTTCGAGGAAAGTACCCGCATCTTCTTCGGCCAGGAAGTGCAGCTCGAGCACTACCCGCTGTGGGAATAA